AGCGCGTACTGCAGCATCGAACCGTGGCCGTTGGACAACACGAAGCGGTCGCGGTTGAACCAGTTCGGGTTGCTCGGGTTATGGCTGAGGTAGTCGTTCCACAGCACTTCGGCAATATCGGCCATGCCCATCGGCATACCCGGGTGGCCGGAATTGGCGGCCTGCACGGCGTCAATGGCAAGGAAGCGGATGGCGTTGGCTAGTTCGCGGCGGCTGGGCGTCGTCATGGCGTCGGGGCGGGGTCTTCGGCTGCGGGGAGGGGCCCATGCGGAGACCTGGCGATCGAAGCCTGGCCGGGCGGGCCAGCCATTGTCCCATTGACACGCCGCCCTGTCGCCCCGGCTCGGCGCCGGGGGCGGGACAGACCTGTGAGGAGCCGGAGAGGCCGGCCAGGGAGGGGCCGCCGACCGCCCCCCCCTGGCCGCAGACTTCAGGCCGTCGCCGGCTCGGCCGGCACTTCCGCCGGTTCGCCACGCGATACGACCGTGGCGAGCATGAGGTCACCGGTGACGTTGAGCGTCGTCCGGCACATGTCGAGGAAGCGGTCGACGCCCAGGATCAGGCCGATGCCCTCGGGGGGCACGCCGACCATGCCGCAGATCAGCGCCACCACCGGCAGCGAGCCGGCCGGGACGCCGGCCGTGCCGATGCCGCCCAGGATGCAGACGAACATCACCGTGGCCTGCTGCACCAGGGTCAGCTCGACCCCGAAGAACTGCGCCAGGAACAGCACCGTGACGCCCTCGAACAGGGCGGTGCCGTTCTGGTTGGCGGTGGCGCCCACGGTCAGCACGAAGCGCGACACCCGCCGCGGCAGGCCGAGCTTTTCGTCGGCCACGCGCAGCGCGGTCGGCAGGGTGGCGTTGGACGAGGCCGTGGAGAAGGCCATCACCATCGCTTCCTGCACGCCCTTGAAGAACTTCATCGGCGAGTAACCGCCTGCGAACTTCAGCACCAGCGAATAGACCACGAACATGTGCAGCGCCAGCGCCAGCACCACCACGCCGACGTAGGCGCCGAGGCTGCCGAGCAGCTCCCAGCCGAACAGCACCGCCAGGTTGAACATGAAGCAGAACACCGCGTACGGCGCCAGCTTGATGACCATCCCGATCAGCGTCATCGACACCTCGAACAGGCCTTCGATGCCGCGCTGCAGGGTTTCGGTCGCCTTGGTCCGGGTCAGCACCAGGCCGATGCCGAGCATCAGCGCGAAGAACATCACCGCCAGGATGGTGTTGTCGGCGGCGGCCTTGACGATGTTGTCGGGGACGATCGCCATCAGCATGTCCAGGCCCTTGGGCTGGACGTGGGTGCTGCCGACGATGGCGCTGGCGCGCTCGGAGCCTTCGCTGAGCAGCTGCTGCGCGCGCACCGGGTCGACGCCGGCGCCGGGCTGCAGCCAGTTGACCAGCAGCAGGCCGAGGATGACCGCGATGCCGGACACGACCACGGTGTAGCCCAGCGTGCGCCAGCCGATGCGGCCCAGCGCGCGCACGTCGCCCATTTCGGCCACGCCGATGACCAGTGCCGAGAACAGCAGCGGGATCACCAGCATGAAGATCAGTCGCAGGAACAGAGTGCCGGCGGGCTGGGTCACATAGGTCGTGAACGTCTTGACCCACCCGGTGTCGGCGCCGACTCCGTAGTGCACGACCAGGCCCAGCAACAGGCCGGCCACGAAGCCGATCGCCATTTTCCAGTGCAGCGGCAGCTTGCCTTTGCCGGCGCTGGTGTTCGAATCACTCATCCTGCAACTCCTCCGGGAACCGCGCGAGCTTAGCAAACCGCCCGGCGGCACCCGGAATCACCGGGTGTCGGCAGCAAGTGCAGACAATGGCCGACCTGGTGGCGCCGGCGGTCGCGACTCAGGCGCCGCGGCCTCCGGACGGGTTCAGCGGGCTTGCCGGGCCGGCCGGGTAAAGCGGCGGCAGCGGCGAGGGACTGTCCGCAGGACGTTCGCGCCAGCGCGGACCCGACGCGAACACCTTGCGCAGCGCCTGCCGCGCGGCCACGCCGTCACCCCTGCCCCAACGCGCCCGCTGCAATGCCTGTACTGCATCGCGTTGATCGTCGTCCGCCAGTCGCGCGATGACATCGTCGAGATCGCGCGCACGCGGTTGCGCGGCCGCGCACAGGGCATCGGCGACGTCACCAAGCGCACCGCGATCGAGCGCCTGCCTGAGGCCGATAGCGCCCGAAGCGGTCGGCCGTGCCGATCCGCCCGGTGTACTTTCACCCGCCGTCGCTTCTGCCGCCGCGCGCGCGTCGCCACGATGCAGGCCCCAGACCAGCGTGAAGAGCCACAGGGCGGCAAACAGCAGCGTCGCCAGCACCCAGCCGCGGCTTGCGCCCTGGATCACCTGCAGCGGTGAGCCGGCGTCGGCGACCACTTCGGCGGGTGCCGCCGGCGAAGCCGTCACTGGATCCGGGGTAGGCGTCGGCGCGGCGGCCGCCGGCAGTGCCGTCCATGACAGTGCCGGCAGTGTCGCGGTGCGGACCATGCCGGCGCGCACGTCCCACCAGCTCAGGCGCATGCCGCCCAGGTCGACCTTGCCCGTGCGCGAGGGCACCAGCGAGAAGCGCCGTGTCAGCTTCGCCCGCGGCCTGCCGTCGACAAAGCGCTCATCGGCCTGGACCGGTTCGGCGAACACCTGCACGCCCGCCATCGCCGGCAACTGCAATTCCGGCATCTGCGCGGCGGTGGCGCCATCGGCGGTGGCCTCCACCACCAGCGTCGCCGCGG
Above is a genomic segment from Lysobacter sp. S4-A87 containing:
- a CDS encoding dicarboxylate/amino acid:cation symporter; the encoded protein is MSDSNTSAGKGKLPLHWKMAIGFVAGLLLGLVVHYGVGADTGWVKTFTTYVTQPAGTLFLRLIFMLVIPLLFSALVIGVAEMGDVRALGRIGWRTLGYTVVVSGIAVILGLLLVNWLQPGAGVDPVRAQQLLSEGSERASAIVGSTHVQPKGLDMLMAIVPDNIVKAAADNTILAVMFFALMLGIGLVLTRTKATETLQRGIEGLFEVSMTLIGMVIKLAPYAVFCFMFNLAVLFGWELLGSLGAYVGVVVLALALHMFVVYSLVLKFAGGYSPMKFFKGVQEAMVMAFSTASSNATLPTALRVADEKLGLPRRVSRFVLTVGATANQNGTALFEGVTVLFLAQFFGVELTLVQQATVMFVCILGGIGTAGVPAGSLPVVALICGMVGVPPEGIGLILGVDRFLDMCRTTLNVTGDLMLATVVSRGEPAEVPAEPATA